In Pyxidicoccus xibeiensis, the genomic stretch CCCGTTCTGGACCGTCCCGGAGGTGAAGGGGACGGCCCTGAAGGTGAGCCGGGCCGTCGCCTCGCTCATGCTCTTCGGGTCCTTGAAGAGCGCGCCGGCGAGGCCCTCCAGGTGGAGGAAGTAGCCCAGGTCCTGGACTGTCTTCCCGTCAGTCGACAGGTAGAAGCGGCCCGTCACGTACCACGCCACGCTCGCCGGCATCAGCGGACTCATCGGTTCAGGGCTCCAGCTCGGTGGCAGCAAAGGTGTAGCTGCCGTACCCGGAATCGAAGAAGGACGCCAGGCAGGACGCCTCGACCGTATAGCGGCCTGCCTGCGCATCCGTGAGGTCGAGGAGGGTGACTCGTGTCGAGCTGCTGCCCGCCCCCTGGAGCCACTGGCCCTCGGGACCGCGCAGCGTCAGGCCGCAGCCACCCTGCGTCCACGTAAAGCTCAGCCGGTAGGAGTGGCCCTCGACGGCGTCCAGCGCGAACACATCGACATCACCGGCAAGCTCTATCTCGCCACGGACCGTGGCCCCGGGAATGACGAGGGTCGCCTCGGCGGCAGTCCCTGCGTGGTCATCCGGGTCCATGTTCCAGAGGGTGCAGCCGTAGTCGAGCGGAATGGTGGCCTGGCCAGAGCCCCCTTTCATGCTCTTCACGCGGGCGTACACCCCGGCCTCTCGCGTCGCGAGGAAGCCCGAGGAGTAGCTCGAGCTGCGAGCCGAGGCCCTCACGAGCGGAAGCGCCGTCCCGCTGGCATCGAGGAGCGCGACGGAGAAGTGCGGCGTGTAGTCTCCGCCACTCCCACTGCAGTCGAGCCGATAGATGCGGTCGGCCGTGACGCTGAACGAGAACAGGTCCACGTCGGTGTCGACATCCAGCCGCGCTTCGAAGGACACCCCGGGCGTCACGGGTGTCGCGGCCGCGAGCGTGTCTCCATGGTCATCCCCCTCGCGCAGGACCCTCCCTGGCCTGCAGGAGCCGTCTTCCAGGACGGCGTCATCCGGGCAGGAGGTTTCGGAACCACAGCCGCAGAGGGCGATGAGCGTGAGTGCCTTCACGAAGGCAAAAGGAATGCGCGACATGATTGGACCTCCAGAATCGGGTCCGGCCCCCCCCACGCGGGAGTAATCCGCGAACGGCAATGCACCGTCAACCCCACCCCGGTACGAAAACCGCGAGCCTGACACCCCGGGCGGGCCCCACCACCGGAAATGCAAGGGGCCGGAAGCAGTGCTCTGCTCCCGGCCCCGGTGCGCGTCACGCGCTCAGCTCACCGCGGAAACCTCAGAAGCCGTAGAGCTTGGAGATGATCTCCTTCATCACCTCGGAGGTGCCGCCGCCGATGGTGATGAGGCGCACGTCGCGCCACATGCGGGCGATGGGCGTCTCCTCGATGTAGCCCATGCCGCCGAAGAACTGCTGGCAGTCGTAGGCCACGCGCTGCGCCAGGTCTCCGGCGAACAGCTTCGCCATGGAGATCTCCTTCACCGCGGGGACCTCCTTCCGGTCGAACACGTCCACCGCGTGGTAGGTGAGCCGCTTGGCCGCCTCGATGCCCGTCAGGTGCTCCACGAACTTGTGGCGCCACACCTGGAACTTCATCAGCGGCCGGCCGAACGCCTCGCGCTCGTTGCCGTAGCGGATGGAGTCCTCCACCATCCGCTCCATGCCGGCCACCGTGGTGATGGCGCCCACCAGGCGCTCACCCTGGAAGTTGGTCATGATGGAGTAGAAGCCCTCGTTCTCCTCGCCCAGCACGTAGCGGGCGGGGATGCGGCAGTCCTCGAAGTAGAGGATGGCCGTGTCCGAGGACAGGTTGCCAATCTTGTCCAGCTTCTTGGAGACGCCGAAGCCCTTCACGTCCGTGGGGAACGTCACCAGGGAGATTCCGCCGTAGCCCTCGCCGCCGGTGCGCACCGCCAGGGTGATGAAGTCGGCGCGCGTGCCGTTGGTGATCCACATCTTCGAGCCGTTGATGACGTAGTCATCCCCGTCCCGGCGCGCCGTCGTCTTGATGTTGGCCACGTCCGAGCCCGCGCCCGGCTCGCTCACGCCCAGCGCGGCAATCTTCTCGCCCTTGAGCGCCGGCTCCAGGAACTCGCGCTTCTGCTCGTCCGTTCCAATCTCGTTGATGATGGGCGTGGCCATCTGGCTCTGCACCAGCAGCGCCATGTTGACGCCCGCGTTGTAGCTGCGGCTCAGCTCCTCCGCGAACGCCGTCACGTACCAGTAGTCCAGCCCGCTGCCGCCGTACTTCGGGTCGTGGTTGATGCCCAGGAAGCCCAGCTCCGCGCACTTCTTGAACAGCTCGCGAGGGAAGATGCCCGCCCGGTCCCACTCCAGCGAGTGCGGCGCCATCTCCTTCTCCACGAAGGCTCTCACCGTCTTGCGAAAGGCCTCGTGCTCCTCGGTGAACGGGTTCGGCATGCGTGTGCGCTCCTCGGCTCCGAAAGGATTGATTCTTGAGTCAATAACAGGCGCTCCCGGAGGCCACAAGCGACGTGGAGGTGCCACCTCGACTTGCTACGCCGTCCGAGAAGCGACACTTCGGGGAGGACGCAGGTTTCCCTGCCTGCCGGCCGGGCGGGCGCTAAAACACCCCCCGAAGGACGATAGTCCGTGTTACGGAGTATCTTCTTGACAGACAGTAGAGAGCCTGTAGTTTCCGCAGCGCAGATTTTCCAAGCAGAAGCCGGAGGGGCCCTCCCCGCGAGGTACGGGGCCCCTGGACGGCAGGAGCAGGACGACCGTGATTCGACGCATGTGGATGGCCGCCGTGGTGGCCGCGGTGGTGACGACGGGCTGCGGCAAGAACACTGACAAGCCGGCCCTGCCGGAGCAGCAAGGCCCCGCGGCGCTGGGCGTGAAGGCCATTGCGCCCTCGACGGAGCTGAGCGCCAACGTCACCCGCGTGACGGGCCAGGTCCGCTCCAAGCAGGAGGCCACGCTGAGCGCGCAGGCCACGGGCACCATCGCCCGGATGCTGGTGAAGGTGGGCGACAAGGTGAAGAAGGGCCAGGTCCTGGCCGTACTGGACACGTCCAACGTCTCCATCGGCGTGGAGCAGGCCCGCGCGGTGAAGGCGGCCGCGGACGCGGCGCTGCAGCTGGCCACCAACAACCTGGAGCGCACCCGCAAGGTGGCCGAGTCCGGCGGCGTGGCCGCGGCGGGCCTGGACCAGGCGGAAATCGGCCAGAAGCAGGCGGCCGCCCAGGCGGCCCAGGCCGCCGCCGCGGTGCGCATGGCGGAGGAGAACCTGCGCGACATGTCCATCATCGCGCCCTTCGAGGGCGTCATCACCGCGCGCGCCAAGAACGTGGGCGACACGGTGGCGATGATGCCCCCCACCCCCGTCTTCACGCTGGTGGACACCTCGGGCCTCGAGGTGCGCGCCCTGGTGCCGGAGTCCGTGGTGGACAAGGTCAAGGCGGGCTCCAAGACGCAGGGCACCGTGAGCCCCAGCGGCATGCGCTTCGACGTGCAGGTGGCCACGGTGGGCGCGGTGGTGGACGCCACCAACCGCACCGTGGAGGTGCTGGCGGACGTGGTGGGTGACACCGCCGCGCCGCTGCGCCCCGGCGCCCTCGTGGAGCTGGACTTCTCCTCCGTGGGCGAGACTGACGACAAGGGCCTGTTCCTGCCGACCCAGGCCGTCAGCGCCAAGGGACAGCAGGGCTTCGTGTGGGTGGTGCAGGACGGCACGGTGCGCAAGCGCGACGTGCGCGTCGAGCGCGTGCTGCCCGGCTACGTCCGTGTCCTCCAGGGCCTGGGCGCCGACGAGCGCGTGCTCGCCGACTCCTCCCTGGACGTGAAGGAGGGCACGGCCGTCCGCGTGGTGCAGTGACGCCTGCCCTCCCCTCCTTTCGAATCTGGGACCTCCTGAATGAGCCCGCTCAAGACCTTCATCACCCGCCCCATCTTCACCGCCATGCTGATGCTGGCGGTGGTGGTGTTCGGCATCAATGCCTACCCCCGCATCGGCGTGGACCAGTTCCCCGACGTGGACTTCCCCATCGTCAC encodes the following:
- a CDS encoding acyl-CoA dehydrogenase family protein; this encodes MPNPFTEEHEAFRKTVRAFVEKEMAPHSLEWDRAGIFPRELFKKCAELGFLGINHDPKYGGSGLDYWYVTAFAEELSRSYNAGVNMALLVQSQMATPIINEIGTDEQKREFLEPALKGEKIAALGVSEPGAGSDVANIKTTARRDGDDYVINGSKMWITNGTRADFITLAVRTGGEGYGGISLVTFPTDVKGFGVSKKLDKIGNLSSDTAILYFEDCRIPARYVLGEENEGFYSIMTNFQGERLVGAITTVAGMERMVEDSIRYGNEREAFGRPLMKFQVWRHKFVEHLTGIEAAKRLTYHAVDVFDRKEVPAVKEISMAKLFAGDLAQRVAYDCQQFFGGMGYIEETPIARMWRDVRLITIGGGTSEVMKEIISKLYGF
- a CDS encoding efflux RND transporter periplasmic adaptor subunit — protein: MWMAAVVAAVVTTGCGKNTDKPALPEQQGPAALGVKAIAPSTELSANVTRVTGQVRSKQEATLSAQATGTIARMLVKVGDKVKKGQVLAVLDTSNVSIGVEQARAVKAAADAALQLATNNLERTRKVAESGGVAAAGLDQAEIGQKQAAAQAAQAAAAVRMAEENLRDMSIIAPFEGVITARAKNVGDTVAMMPPTPVFTLVDTSGLEVRALVPESVVDKVKAGSKTQGTVSPSGMRFDVQVATVGAVVDATNRTVEVLADVVGDTAAPLRPGALVELDFSSVGETDDKGLFLPTQAVSAKGQQGFVWVVQDGTVRKRDVRVERVLPGYVRVLQGLGADERVLADSSLDVKEGTAVRVVQ